The segment CGCCTCGACCGCCTTGGCGACCGAACGCAGGTTACCCATGCCGTAATCGATGACTGCAATGGTTTGCATGGCTTGCGCCGACGTTAGCGGATCAGAGACTGCCTTTGGTGGAGGGAACGCCCGTGACCCGCGGGTCAAGCTCCAGCGCCATGCGCAGGGCGCGCCCGAAGGCCTTGAAGATGGTCTCCGCGATGTGATGCGCATTGCGGCCGCGCAGGCAATCGATGTGCAGCGTGACCTGGGCATGATTCACGAAGCCCTGGAAAAACTCGTGCAGCAGATCGACGTCAAACTCACCGATGCGCGCGCGCGGATAATCGGCGTGATACTCGAGACCGGGGCGGCCGGAAAAATCGATCACCACGCGCGACAGTGCCTCGTCCAGCGGCACATAGGCATGCCCGTAGCGCCGGATACCTTTCTTGTCGCCCAGCGCCTGCGCAAAGGCCTGGCCGAGGGTGATGCCAATGTCCTCGACGGTGTGATGCGCATCGATGTGCAGATCGCCCGTGGCCCGCACGTTGAGGTCGATCAGCCCGTGACGCGCCACCT is part of the Gammaproteobacteria bacterium genome and harbors:
- the hisB gene encoding imidazoleglycerol-phosphate dehydratase HisB; protein product: MSSRSAEISRDTLETQIAISINLDGEGRGSFDTGLPFLDHMLDQVARHGLIDLNVRATGDLHIDAHHTVEDIGITLGQAFAQALGDKKGIRRYGHAYVPLDEALSRVVIDFSGRPGLEYHADYPRARIGEFDVDLLHEFFQGFVNHAQVTLHIDCLRGRNAHHIAETIFKAFGRALRMALELDPRVTGVPSTKGSL